The genomic window GCCTCCGGTGGTCGCCACAAGGTCTGGGGCAGCAAGCCGCTGTGGGTGTTGCCGCAAACCTCGACCATTGCCAGCCATCCGCCCAAGGCCTTCGGCACGGCCATGGCCATCGACCAGGCCAAGCGCATCGGCCATGAGTTGCCGATCCCGGACGACAGCATCGTCATCTGTAGTTTCGGGGATGCCAGCGCCAACCACGCCACGGCCCAGGGCGCCTTCAACGCCGCCGAATGGGCCGGCTACCAGCAGATCAAGGCGCCGGTGCTGTTCGTCTGCGAAGACAATGGCATCGGCATCTCGGTGCGCTCCCCCACTGGCTGGATCGCACACAGCTTCGCGCAACGCCAGCACATGAAGTACTTCTTTGCGGACGGCCTCGATCTGGCGCAGGGGTACGACCAGGTCGCCGCGGCCGTCGATTACTGCCGGCGCGAGCGCAAGCCCACCTTCCTGCACCTCAAGACCACGCGTTTGATGGGCCACGCCGGCACCGATTTCGAGATCGAGTACCGCGCCTTCGAGGACATCTGGGCCGGCGAGGCGGCTGATCCGCTGCTCCGCTCGGCGAGCCTGGCGCTGGAGCATGGGGTGTACACGGCAGACGAACTGCTGGCCCATTACGAATCGATCCGGGCACGCTGTTTTGCCGCCGCCGAGGCCGCCGATCAGACGCCGAAGCTGACCGAACTGGCTGACGTGATCGCCCCACTGGCACCCTACAGCCCGAATGCGGTGATGGCCGAAGCCACCCGCATACCCAGCGATGAGGCCCGGGCCGCGGTCTTCGGCGCCACGCTGCCTGAGGCGCAGCCGGCGCGGCATCTGGCCATCGTGATCAATCAGGCGCTGCATGATCTGATGATCAAGTATCCGCAATCGCTGCTGTTCGGCGAGGATGTCGCCCAGAAAGGCGGTGTTTACACCATCACCAAGGGCCTGTGGCAAAAATTCAAGGGCGCCCGGGTGTTCAACACCCTGCTCGACGAGACCACGATTCTGGGTCTGGCGCAGGGCCTGGCCAACCTCGGCATGTTGCCGATTCCGGAAATTCAGTATCTGGCCTACTACCACAACGCCTGCGATCAGCTGCGCGGCGAAGCCGCTTCACTGCAGTTCTTCAGCAACGATCAGTTCCGCAACCCCATGGTCATCCGCATGGCCGGCCTGGGTTATCAGAAGGGCTTCGGCGGGCATTTCCACAACGACAACTCGATGGCGGCGCTGCGCGACATCCCGGGTCTGACCATTGCCTGCCCCAGCCGCGGCGACGATGCTGCGATGATGCTGCGCACTTTGATGGCGCTGTCCGTCGTGGACGGCCGCGTGTCGGTGTTCCTGGAACCGATCGCGCTGTACATGACCAAGGATCTGTACGAACCCGGCGACGGCCTTTGGCAGACCAGCTATCCAGCCCCGGACCAGGCCATCGCCATTGGCGAACCGCGACTGTACGAACCTGAAAACACCGACCTGCTGATCATCAGCTACGGCAACGGCATGCCGATGAGCCTGCGGGTGGCCCGTCAATTGGAAGAGGAACGCGGCATCAAGAGCCGGGTCATGGACCTGCGCTGGCTGCAACCCTTGAACGACGCCGCCATCGCTGAGCATGGTCGCGCCTGCGAGCGCATCCTGATCGTTGACGAGGGACGCAAGAGCGCTGGCGTGGGTGAAGGCGTGATCACGGCGCTGATCGAAGGCGGCTGCGGCGGCAAGCCGATCAAGCGCGTCTGCGGCACCGACACCTACACCCCGCTCGCCGGCGCTGCCAATCTGGTGCTGCCCAACGACGCCGCGATCAAGGAAGCGGCGGAAGCGTTGCTCGGCTAGTCCGCGCAGGGCACGCCGGGTCTGTGTGACACGCGCAGCGCCGGTAGGTCACGATGCCCGCGACGCAGGCCGTGGGTGCCAGGGCTCCTGCTTCGCGTAGCCCGATGTGCGGCGCAGCCGCTCACCGGGACTCTTCCGCTTCATCGCCCGCAGAGCGCTACGCGCACTTCGGGCTACACAAGCCCAAGCCACCTCGGCCTAGTCGAGTAGCTAAACCTTTACAGGCTTTCGCCCTCACAGATCCGGACGGGCGGATTTCCCGCATCCGGCTCTTCCAAGCAGGTAACCCGGCGAGACCGGGAGCCAATCATCCGGGTGGGTGATGCGGGGAGTCGGCAGCGCGAAGTGAGTGTCGACCAGCGCCACCACGACGGGGAGACGAGACGTCTGACTGCGCTTCATCAGCACACTGATCCAGATCGCTCGCACCGCGGCGCGGAAACGCTTGAGCGCATCCATGTTGCCGCGCACGCCGTAGTACGCGTAGTGGCCTTTCAATTTGGCACTCAGTTCAGCCCACTGTGTGCGCAAGGGATCGTGCAGGTGCGCGCGGCACCACTCACGGGCGAGCGTCAGGCTGCGCCGGAAGCGCTTCGCCATCGTTTGACGTCGCACCAGATAGCGGCCCTGGCGATCCTGGCCGGCGATGTGCGTGAACCCGAGAAAGTCGAAACTCCCGGATTTGCCCCCGCCCGGCGGTGTGCGGCCGAAACCCAGCAAGCGGGTCTTGGCCACATTCATCTCCAGCCCGTAGCGCGCCAGACTCGTCTCCAGTACCGCTCGCAGCGCTACCGCATCCTCCTCATGCTCGAACATCAGGACTGCGTCATCGGCATAGCGCACCATGTACACCTCGCCGCGCGCCGCTGTCCGACGCCATTCCACCACCACCTCGTCCATCGCCTCATGCAGCACGATGTTCGCCAGTAGCGGGGAAATCGGCGCCCCTTGCGGCGTGCCGCACGTTTGCCGTGTCCGCTTGCCATCCTGCTCCACCACCCCGACCGTCAGCCATTTGTCGATCAGTCGCAACAGACTGCGATCGGTCACCCTGCGCCTGATTGCCTGTCGCAATGCCTCGTGCTCGATGCGATCGAAACACTGCTTCAGATCCAGGTCCAATACCCAGTTCACGCGTCCTTTCTGCAGCACCGTCTGCACCGCCTGCAAGGCCATATGCGCACTGCGCTGCGGCCTGAAGCCATAGCTCAGCCCTCGGAAGTCGGCTTCGAAAATGCTGTTCAGCACCTCGGTCACCGCGCCTTGTACGACCTTGTCCTCCACGCACCAGATCGATAACGGCCGGTCGCTGCCATCCGCTTTCTTGATCGTCGCGCGCTTCGCCGGCTGCGCTCGGTACTGACCCGTGCGCAGTCGCTCATGCAGTTGCTGCAGCCGTGCCGCCAATCCTTTTCCATAGCTGGCCTTGCTCTCGCCGTCGATGCCCTTTGCCGCGTCCGCCCGCAAGCCGCGGTAAGCACGCAACAACGAGCCCTCATCGAGCAAGTGGGCCAGCGACGTGAACTGCTCCTCCGGATGGGCTCGCGCCCTCTCCTGCACCCGCCGAAGTCTTGGGCAGATGGGTTCCCACCTCAGCGTGCGGCCCATCGTTCCCTCCCGCAGGATCCCTGCTCGGTGCCGCCCTTCGCTCCACCCACTCGCCAAACTGCGACTTCGCAGGCTTCATCACTACTACGACGACATCCGACTTCCCCATGCCATTGACCCCCCTGCACTCGGTTCTTGCCTTGTGCCGGGTGCCCACTTCCCTGTGGTGACACCGGGATCTCCTCTGTTCCACACCAATCCTGTACACCTCGATACGAGCCCATGCCCCCGGAAGGTCGATCTGGGTCAGGCATTTCGCCAGATCGTGTGGCCTGCGGAACTCGGGCGTAGCCCTCGGCACCTTCGACGATGAAATTTTCGGGGTTCAACCTCATACCTCTGTGTATTCCTGTCTACGCTTCGTACCCGCCGTTACCGGTCGCGCACGCAAGACTCGGTTACCACTGCCATGCCATTGGCTTCGTGGGTCGGCTTCATGCCAACTCGGATCGCGTGCAGCTTGCAGAGCGCACGCCCGCATTTCTCACACCTGCGCGAGCAGATGCCCCCAATCTTCTAGTGATAAAAGGGTATTCCGAGGCGCGCACCAGTCACGGAGTGTTTGGCTGCATCTGCCCGCTTTGCGGACCTCGCTGGTTCTTTGCGACTATCGCTGCGTTGCTCCTCCTCGCCATGGAATCACCATTCCTCGTCGTCGCGCCTTGCGCTAGTCGCAAAGCCCTGCGCGATCTTCCGCAACAGGTGTGAGAAATGCGGGCTAGGGCTGATCCTTGCGCCTGGCGTTTGCGGCTTCTTCGATCATTTCCTGACGTCGCTGCTCGATGATCCGCTCGATTTCAGCCTGGCGATCCGCAATTTGCGCCGGCGTTCCGCCCGACTCGGCCGCCTTCTGCTCGATGATCCGCTTCACCTCGGCCTCGCGCGCTGCCTGTTGGGCCGAGATGGCCGTGTTGTCCGCATAGGCCAGAGTGATCACTTGCTCCAGCAACTGCTTCTCGGCATCGCGCCAATGCTGAAAGCGCTGCCGGGCGCCGGCGGCGCTGTCGAGTTCAGGTGCATGGCTGCGTTGCGCTACTCGCCACCACGCCAATGCCGCCTCATCGTCGCCCAGACCGGCCAGCGCGATGGCCTTGGTGTACGGCACCCAGAACGGTTGTCCGCCATGCAGGCGCTCGGCCACGGACCAAGCCGCCAGCGCACCTTCGTAGTCGCGCAGATTCAGCCGAATCCAGCCCTCGGACCAATGCACTCCTACCGAATCGGGATAGCGTTGCTTGGCGGCCAGCATGCCTGCTTCGGCGCCGGCGCGGTCGCCCTGCAGACTCAGCAGATAGGGATAGCGCGTGGCGTCGCGCATGCCGGGGCTGGGACCCTTGGCCAGTCGCTCGGCCATGGCCATGTGCGAGGGTCGCGACGGCCGCCAGCGCGGATCGGCACCGCCGGCGACATCACTATCGCCATCGACATAGCGGGCATCGGCCGGGGGCAGCCGCTGGAAACCGACAGTGACATCGACAAAACCGCCTTCAGCTGGCTGCTCCGCTGTGGGTGGCGGGCTGCGAACGAAGTCCGTCTCTGACGCCGAGGCCCATGCGCCCGGATGGATGATCAGCACCGCCAAAGCCAGACCAGCGATTCGCATCAAGCCCACCATTAGTTACCAAAGGTAACGGAAGCATAGCTCTCGGGAATTGCAGGCGTCCAGCGCGTCGCCGGGGATGCTCCGCGCGGATCGACCGTTTCCGAGGCCATCCACCCGGGAAACCCCGATGCAACCGTCATTCCCCCGACAAGGCGCGTCAGCGAGAGTCCAGCCGCATCCTCCCAAACCAGTCTTCTGACCACTGACCGGATCCGATGCGGGCCTCAAGTCTTCGGCAGCGTCACGCCCTGCTGGCCCTGGTATTTGCCACCGCGGTCGCGGTAGCTGGTGGCGCAGACTTCGTCGGACTCGAAGAACAGCATCTGGGCCACGCCCTCGTTGGCGTAGATCTTGGCCGGCAGCGGCGTGGTGTTGGAGAACTCCAGCGTCACATGGCCTTCCCACTCGGGTTCCAGCGGCGTCACATTGACGATGATTCCGCAGCGCGCGTAGGTGCTCTTGCCCAGACACACGGTGAGCACACTGCGGGGAATGCGGAAGTACTCCACGGTGCGCGCCAGACAGAAGGAGTTGGGCGGAATGATGCACACCGGCCCCTTGAAATCGACGAAGCTGCGCTCGTCGAAGTTCTTCGGGTCGACGATGGTCGA from Rhodanobacteraceae bacterium includes these protein-coding regions:
- the ltrA gene encoding group II intron reverse transcriptase/maturase encodes the protein MQERARAHPEEQFTSLAHLLDEGSLLRAYRGLRADAAKGIDGESKASYGKGLAARLQQLHERLRTGQYRAQPAKRATIKKADGSDRPLSIWCVEDKVVQGAVTEVLNSIFEADFRGLSYGFRPQRSAHMALQAVQTVLQKGRVNWVLDLDLKQCFDRIEHEALRQAIRRRVTDRSLLRLIDKWLTVGVVEQDGKRTRQTCGTPQGAPISPLLANIVLHEAMDEVVVEWRRTAARGEVYMVRYADDAVLMFEHEEDAVALRAVLETSLARYGLEMNVAKTRLLGFGRTPPGGGKSGSFDFLGFTHIAGQDRQGRYLVRRQTMAKRFRRSLTLAREWCRAHLHDPLRTQWAELSAKLKGHYAYYGVRGNMDALKRFRAAVRAIWISVLMKRSQTSRLPVVVALVDTHFALPTPRITHPDDWLPVSPGYLLGRAGCGKSARPDL
- a CDS encoding dCTP deaminase, with product MAIKSDHWIRRMAESSGMIEPFAPEQVRLDQAGTRLISYGTSSYGYDVRCADEFKIFTNINSTIVDPKNFDERSFVDFKGPVCIIPPNSFCLARTVEYFRIPRSVLTVCLGKSTYARCGIIVNVTPLEPEWEGHVTLEFSNTTPLPAKIYANEGVAQMLFFESDEVCATSYRDRGGKYQGQQGVTLPKT
- a CDS encoding MFS transporter, with protein sequence MPRACCSFFLFPFSFFLFPAPMSLSRSKQLNRAEVVDQNFVQTVRSWQGRASTGPRQDDQPLCAGTRLSVGAFRELFESQLISRHLDLMARVLRVQNKVFYTIGSSGHEGNALVARLTRHTDPAFLHYRSGGFMAERFRKLPGMDPIQDSALSFAASKLDPASGGRHKVWGSKPLWVLPQTSTIASHPPKAFGTAMAIDQAKRIGHELPIPDDSIVICSFGDASANHATAQGAFNAAEWAGYQQIKAPVLFVCEDNGIGISVRSPTGWIAHSFAQRQHMKYFFADGLDLAQGYDQVAAAVDYCRRERKPTFLHLKTTRLMGHAGTDFEIEYRAFEDIWAGEAADPLLRSASLALEHGVYTADELLAHYESIRARCFAAAEAADQTPKLTELADVIAPLAPYSPNAVMAEATRIPSDEARAAVFGATLPEAQPARHLAIVINQALHDLMIKYPQSLLFGEDVAQKGGVYTITKGLWQKFKGARVFNTLLDETTILGLAQGLANLGMLPIPEIQYLAYYHNACDQLRGEAASLQFFSNDQFRNPMVIRMAGLGYQKGFGGHFHNDNSMAALRDIPGLTIACPSRGDDAAMMLRTLMALSVVDGRVSVFLEPIALYMTKDLYEPGDGLWQTSYPAPDQAIAIGEPRLYEPENTDLLIISYGNGMPMSLRVARQLEEERGIKSRVMDLRWLQPLNDAAIAEHGRACERILIVDEGRKSAGVGEGVITALIEGGCGGKPIKRVCGTDTYTPLAGAANLVLPNDAAIKEAAEALLG